The following are from one region of the Salicibibacter kimchii genome:
- a CDS encoding glutathione ABC transporter substrate-binding protein translates to MKKFKHKLVGGVLVLSLSGVLAACADDPEETDEDTGGDDAGENGEDVEEEEEDDTAAAEGGDLILAMGSDAVDLDPHGSNDTSSTHVRYQIYDKLVDFDENTEVQPELAEDYEQIEDDTWEFNLKEGVTFHNGETFDADDVVATLERVTDEEFASEKLFLYEMIEDIEAVDEHTVHITTEYPFAPLEFHLAHDGGGMMSAAAIEEEENGERNLDTEPVGTGPFELENWEQGNEVVLTRFDDYHGGPVSIDSATYRVVDEQLTRTSMVDNNEAHIADDIEPTQMDQLENMEGVSTSSIESLRMDYIGMNNEVEPFDDRDVRRALNMAVDKDTIIEGVFEGYGEEAIGALNPLVFGYSDDLDPIEYNPEEAESLLEDAGYEDGFEATLLVEDVDQVNLQIAEIIQDDLQDIGIDLSIEQQEWGALLDTTAEGEYEMVMLGWTTVTGDADYAMHPLFHSDNHGPPGNRTFYDNEETDELLDAGRQESDDDERIEIYTEAQQTIIDDATILPLVHDDFRAGISDSVEGIIHKADGIYDLREVELVGDDVDGGGY, encoded by the coding sequence TTGAAAAAATTTAAGCACAAACTCGTAGGAGGTGTGCTCGTTCTTTCGCTGAGTGGTGTGCTTGCCGCTTGTGCGGATGATCCGGAAGAAACGGACGAGGATACCGGCGGAGATGATGCAGGAGAAAACGGTGAAGACGTAGAAGAAGAGGAGGAGGACGACACGGCAGCCGCCGAAGGCGGAGACCTGATTTTAGCAATGGGTTCGGATGCGGTTGACCTTGACCCTCATGGGTCCAACGACACATCTTCTACACACGTACGTTATCAAATTTACGATAAACTCGTGGATTTTGATGAAAATACGGAAGTCCAACCGGAGTTGGCGGAAGATTACGAGCAAATTGAAGACGATACATGGGAGTTTAACTTAAAAGAAGGGGTCACCTTTCATAATGGAGAGACTTTCGATGCGGATGATGTGGTAGCTACGCTTGAGCGTGTCACCGATGAAGAGTTTGCCTCTGAGAAACTGTTCTTGTATGAGATGATTGAGGACATTGAGGCGGTTGATGAGCATACGGTGCATATTACAACGGAATATCCTTTCGCGCCGTTAGAATTCCACTTGGCACACGATGGCGGCGGGATGATGAGCGCGGCGGCCATTGAAGAAGAGGAAAACGGGGAGCGTAATCTCGATACGGAACCTGTAGGTACCGGGCCGTTTGAGCTGGAAAATTGGGAGCAGGGTAATGAAGTTGTGCTTACACGATTTGATGATTACCACGGAGGGCCGGTCTCCATTGATTCGGCCACGTATCGAGTCGTGGACGAACAATTAACCCGAACGAGCATGGTTGATAATAATGAGGCCCACATCGCGGATGACATTGAACCTACGCAAATGGATCAATTGGAAAATATGGAGGGCGTCAGCACTTCCTCCATTGAAAGTTTACGGATGGACTACATTGGCATGAACAATGAAGTGGAACCTTTTGATGATCGTGATGTCCGTCGTGCTCTTAACATGGCAGTGGATAAGGACACCATCATTGAAGGTGTCTTTGAAGGGTATGGGGAAGAAGCCATCGGTGCTTTGAACCCGCTTGTGTTTGGCTATAGCGATGATCTGGATCCTATCGAATATAATCCTGAAGAAGCAGAATCGTTATTGGAAGACGCGGGGTATGAAGATGGATTTGAAGCCACTCTACTGGTTGAAGATGTCGATCAAGTGAATTTACAAATTGCTGAAATTATTCAGGATGATTTGCAAGACATCGGGATAGATCTCTCCATTGAGCAACAAGAATGGGGCGCTTTGCTTGATACAACTGCCGAGGGTGAATATGAAATGGTTATGCTTGGCTGGACGACAGTGACTGGTGACGCTGACTACGCGATGCACCCGCTATTTCATTCCGACAACCATGGCCCTCCGGGTAACCGAACATTTTATGATAACGAAGAGACCGATGAACTTCTAGATGCCGGTCGCCAAGAATCAGACGATGATGAACGAATTGAGATCTATACGGAAGCACAGCAGACCATCATTGATGATGCGACGATACTTCCGTTGGTCCATGATGATTTCCGCGCTGGTATCTCTGATAGTGTTGAAGGCATTATTCACAAAGCGGACGGCATTTATGATTTGCGAGAAGTTGAACTCGTCGGCGATGACGTGGACGGCGGCGGATATTAA
- a CDS encoding transglutaminase domain-containing protein codes for MRWSKGLTAGAFLLCLVSACSDDNEEENEAADAAENLNTAYDIEAESLEIEGYGDDIGLTVEAPVQGSFAAEGTFMLEGNIEKHETLNDDYLWVILDTDHEDDTAAGSESFEYFVPIDEDGSFSEEIALHSGEYNHHVSVRVPSYDSGEEDTFYEGVTLDVHNANEEVQREIEYTLLGHEYGLQIERPAKGYIEGEIAVPLAGTLSEASDDHLVMIQVEKDEEESQFTTPVENGEFSIDVPLSFGEGIHTINVMVYVEEEDIYYDAAYLLADAVSDEELVQVEAYEEYYDYGIEMVEPTNTDAYRHEGNAFRVAGDIDPDADGTDEITHMIVTTELEDETANYYLPVDDYAFDDTVWFRFGEGEYDITVSVPEPREEGADYFQFFGVAAFSQEVVGAEDLRSLLPSVGIESDHPRVEEVAEEATEGLSGEREKAEAVYEYVATNVSYDVEKLENNLFEMDDSALKTLEAQEGVCQDYVFLAVAMLRALGMEANYVAGHVGTERHAWVDVKVEGEWLEMDPTWGAGYIENNEFVADYNEDYFDPDEEFLEETHTRTEIIY; via the coding sequence ATGAGATGGAGCAAGGGATTAACCGCGGGGGCTTTTCTCTTATGCTTGGTATCGGCGTGTTCGGACGACAATGAAGAAGAAAATGAAGCAGCCGATGCTGCGGAAAATCTGAACACGGCATACGATATTGAGGCGGAGTCATTGGAAATCGAGGGATACGGGGACGACATCGGCTTGACGGTAGAAGCGCCTGTCCAAGGTTCTTTTGCGGCAGAGGGCACCTTTATGCTTGAAGGGAATATCGAAAAGCATGAAACGTTGAATGATGATTATCTATGGGTGATCCTCGATACCGATCATGAAGATGATACAGCAGCTGGCAGTGAATCATTTGAATACTTTGTTCCGATCGATGAAGACGGTTCTTTCTCTGAGGAAATAGCTTTGCATTCGGGGGAATATAATCATCACGTAAGTGTGCGGGTGCCGAGCTATGATTCCGGTGAAGAAGACACATTTTATGAAGGCGTAACATTGGACGTACATAATGCAAACGAAGAAGTGCAACGGGAGATTGAGTACACGTTATTGGGGCATGAATATGGGCTTCAGATCGAACGACCGGCCAAAGGCTATATTGAAGGAGAAATTGCGGTGCCGTTAGCGGGGACGCTTTCCGAGGCGAGTGACGATCATCTTGTAATGATTCAAGTAGAAAAAGATGAGGAAGAATCCCAATTTACGACGCCGGTTGAAAATGGGGAATTCAGTATAGATGTACCGTTAAGCTTCGGAGAGGGTATTCATACCATCAATGTTATGGTTTATGTCGAGGAAGAAGATATTTATTATGATGCGGCATATCTATTGGCTGACGCTGTTTCCGATGAAGAATTGGTGCAGGTGGAAGCATATGAAGAATATTACGATTATGGCATTGAAATGGTCGAACCGACGAACACGGACGCTTATAGACATGAAGGGAATGCGTTTAGAGTTGCCGGCGACATCGACCCTGATGCCGATGGGACCGATGAAATCACGCACATGATTGTCACGACAGAATTGGAAGACGAGACGGCCAATTACTATCTTCCGGTTGACGATTACGCGTTTGATGATACCGTCTGGTTCCGGTTCGGAGAAGGGGAGTACGATATTACCGTCAGTGTACCTGAACCGAGAGAAGAGGGCGCCGATTATTTTCAGTTTTTCGGCGTTGCTGCCTTCTCCCAGGAAGTCGTTGGCGCGGAAGATTTGCGCAGCTTGTTGCCTTCCGTGGGGATCGAATCTGATCATCCTCGCGTTGAAGAAGTGGCTGAAGAAGCAACCGAGGGATTGAGCGGGGAACGGGAAAAAGCAGAGGCGGTCTATGAATATGTGGCCACAAACGTCAGCTACGATGTGGAAAAATTGGAGAATAATCTTTTTGAAATGGACGATAGCGCGCTGAAAACGTTGGAAGCACAAGAAGGTGTGTGCCAAGATTATGTCTTTTTAGCAGTGGCGATGTTGCGGGCGCTCGGAATGGAAGCCAATTATGTTGCGGGTCATGTTGGGACGGAACGACATGCCTGGGTAGATGTGAAGGTCGAGGGGGAATGGTTGGAAATGGATCCTACCTGGGGAGCCGGTTATATCGAAAATAACGAATTTGTCGCTGACTATAACGAAGATTACTTTGATCCTGACGAGGAATTTTTGGAGGAGACACACACCCGAACAGAAATCATTTATTGA
- a CDS encoding BCCT family transporter: MKKYGVLVFSVLVILILVGFGFLFPEQLERFTGGLQGLISDTFGWYYLLLVTLFLLTTLYFLVSPAGKLKLGKPDEEPEFGRVSWITMLFSAGLGIGLVFFGAYEPLSHYAVHSPTGETGTSEAATNALTFTFFHWGLHGWGVYSILALALAFYHFRNDHPALLSSTVQPIFRNAVNGVVGKIIDIIAVIATVTGVATSLGFGATQLNGGLSYLFGIPSNFLTQVIIVVIITVLFMISAWTGLAKGIRILSNTNMLIAAVLFILMLFIGPTVFNLNLFTDTLGNYIQTLPRMSFRIAPFDDEIREWINSWTLFYWAWWIAWAPFVGTFIARVSRGRSVREFIFAVLLVPSVIVFIWFTVFGGSAISLEHSGVDLASLSEELVLFGTFMNVDFGMLLSILAMAMLIIFFITSADSATLVLGMFTTNGSDTPPSRVKLVWGALLSVTALVLLYSGGLQALENALIIAALPFSVVMLLMTLGLIVVMTKEGRKARDK; this comes from the coding sequence ATGAAAAAATACGGCGTGTTAGTCTTTTCAGTGCTTGTTATTTTAATCTTGGTGGGATTCGGCTTTTTGTTTCCTGAGCAATTAGAGCGTTTTACCGGGGGATTGCAGGGGTTGATTAGTGATACGTTCGGGTGGTATTACCTTTTGCTAGTAACCCTATTTTTACTTACAACCCTGTATTTTCTCGTCAGTCCGGCAGGGAAGCTGAAACTGGGAAAACCTGACGAGGAGCCTGAATTTGGTCGGGTTTCCTGGATTACGATGTTATTTAGCGCTGGGTTGGGGATCGGCCTTGTGTTCTTTGGCGCTTACGAACCATTAAGCCATTACGCCGTACATTCGCCAACGGGGGAGACTGGCACTTCGGAAGCAGCAACTAATGCGTTAACGTTTACCTTCTTCCATTGGGGATTACACGGATGGGGCGTGTATAGCATTCTTGCATTGGCATTGGCCTTTTATCATTTCCGAAACGACCATCCTGCACTACTCAGTTCGACCGTACAGCCAATCTTTCGGAACGCGGTGAATGGTGTGGTAGGCAAGATCATCGATATCATCGCGGTGATCGCAACGGTTACTGGTGTCGCAACGTCTCTTGGATTTGGCGCAACACAATTAAATGGCGGCTTATCCTATTTATTTGGCATTCCTTCCAATTTCCTCACCCAAGTAATTATTGTGGTCATTATTACCGTTCTCTTTATGATTTCGGCATGGACGGGGTTAGCAAAAGGCATTCGTATCTTAAGCAATACAAATATGCTAATCGCGGCAGTGCTGTTTATCCTTATGTTGTTCATTGGCCCGACGGTCTTTAACTTAAACCTTTTCACTGATACACTTGGGAATTATATCCAAACATTACCGCGAATGAGTTTTCGCATTGCGCCTTTTGATGACGAGATCAGGGAGTGGATCAATAGTTGGACGCTCTTTTATTGGGCGTGGTGGATTGCTTGGGCACCGTTTGTGGGAACGTTTATCGCACGGGTCTCCCGAGGACGAAGTGTACGTGAATTCATTTTTGCGGTTTTACTCGTGCCATCGGTAATCGTATTTATATGGTTTACCGTTTTTGGCGGGTCGGCCATCAGTTTGGAACACAGTGGTGTGGATTTGGCATCATTATCGGAAGAACTTGTGTTATTTGGCACGTTTATGAACGTGGACTTCGGGATGCTGTTATCGATATTGGCAATGGCGATGCTCATCATCTTTTTCATTACGTCGGCAGATTCCGCGACGCTTGTGCTCGGAATGTTTACCACCAACGGATCCGATACACCGCCATCTCGTGTAAAATTAGTCTGGGGCGCATTGTTATCCGTTACCGCTCTCGTATTGCTCTACTCCGGGGGCTTACAGGCATTGGAAAATGCTTTAATTATCGCTGCTTTGCCTTTTTCCGTCGTGATGTTATTAATGACCTTGGGACTGATTGTCGTCATGACAAAAGAAGGGCGGAAAGCTCGAGATAAGTGA
- a CDS encoding DMT family transporter, whose translation MSWIALIIAGLFEVVGVTGIQMITNGNKRSGFTVLLVGFVISFTLLSIAMEVIPLGIAYAVWTGIGTVGSALVGMIFYNESKDRLRLVFIGLVIIAIVGLRLVS comes from the coding sequence ATGAGTTGGATTGCACTTATTATTGCAGGGCTCTTTGAAGTCGTCGGTGTGACCGGCATCCAAATGATTACGAACGGAAACAAAAGATCAGGTTTTACTGTTCTGCTCGTTGGATTCGTTATTAGCTTTACGTTACTCTCTATCGCGATGGAAGTTATCCCGTTAGGCATCGCTTACGCGGTATGGACAGGAATCGGCACCGTCGGAAGTGCCCTCGTCGGTATGATTTTCTACAATGAATCGAAGGATCGTCTGCGATTGGTTTTCATCGGACTCGTGATTATTGCCATTGTCGGATTACGTCTCGTTTCATAA
- a CDS encoding DMT family transporter: MNGQWLLVVIAAIFEVGWATGLKYANDLTTWSLTVIAIIVSFGLLIKSAMALPTSTVYAVFVGLGTIGTVLVDIIFFAAPINGWMLFFVALLLVGVIGLKMVTGEKEPRRAYS, from the coding sequence ATGAATGGACAATGGCTTCTCGTTGTCATTGCCGCTATTTTTGAAGTGGGCTGGGCAACAGGACTTAAATATGCGAATGATCTTACGACGTGGTCCTTAACGGTTATTGCTATTATTGTTAGTTTCGGGTTGCTGATCAAATCAGCGATGGCTCTTCCTACAAGCACCGTGTACGCCGTCTTTGTCGGTTTGGGAACGATCGGTACTGTCCTTGTGGATATCATCTTTTTCGCCGCGCCTATCAATGGTTGGATGCTCTTTTTTGTCGCGCTGCTTCTGGTGGGTGTAATCGGACTAAAAATGGTCACCGGTGAAAAGGAACCGAGGAGGGCATATTCATGA
- a CDS encoding TetR/AcrR family transcriptional regulator gives MAKDTRGKIIQSALSSFATRGYEGTTLSQISDLVGIQKPSLYNHFSGKAELFLTVAEKVLNEMLDVMEDSWETHKDEEIGRRLYLVLAESTSFIIQEHEGLIYRRLLLFPPLDLKVDLQALVQNGDQTIDQLLKKVYEQAESEGEVRDLRFSVFRASFYCLMDGLFTESIIYGGEEFRERFEGSWDVFWRGISAGQ, from the coding sequence ATGGCAAAAGATACGAGGGGGAAAATTATCCAGTCGGCACTTTCATCATTTGCTACCCGTGGCTATGAAGGTACAACACTTTCCCAAATTTCAGATTTGGTCGGAATTCAAAAACCGTCCCTGTACAATCATTTTTCCGGAAAAGCTGAACTGTTTTTAACCGTCGCTGAAAAAGTCTTGAATGAAATGTTGGACGTCATGGAAGACAGTTGGGAAACGCACAAAGATGAAGAAATTGGAAGGCGTTTATATCTAGTGTTAGCGGAAAGTACATCCTTTATTATTCAGGAACACGAAGGCTTGATTTATAGGCGTTTATTGTTGTTTCCACCGTTAGATCTTAAAGTGGATTTACAAGCGTTGGTTCAAAACGGGGATCAAACCATTGATCAGCTTTTGAAAAAGGTTTATGAACAAGCGGAAAGTGAAGGGGAAGTTCGTGATTTACGTTTCTCTGTATTCAGAGCATCTTTTTATTGCTTAATGGATGGGTTATTTACGGAAAGCATTATCTATGGGGGGGAAGAATTTCGCGAGCGTTTTGAAGGTTCGTGGGACGTTTTTTGGAGAGGAATATCGGCTGGGCAGTGA
- a CDS encoding SDR family NAD(P)-dependent oxidoreductase yields the protein MRKETALITGASNGIGREYSYYLAEKGYNMILVSRSKSKLDELAADLQERYIVDATVIVQDLSEEWAATHVYEKVTEKNLTVDMLINNAGFGTTGNFLGSSETDTHKQVMLNVNAVVNMTQKFLPDMENRGSGAIINIASTSSFLPIPYMSVYAATKAFVLSFSESLHKEYRGKGIRFLAVCPGTTETDFFDSAPDTITAGGMRTTRQVVHTSYKALNKGKNYVVDGKLNYLISLSPRIFSRKSMLRITSAMMKRNMARSSSK from the coding sequence TTGCGGAAAGAAACAGCGTTAATCACCGGAGCGTCAAATGGGATCGGCCGGGAATATTCCTATTATCTCGCGGAAAAAGGATATAATATGATTCTCGTTTCCCGTTCAAAAAGCAAGTTAGATGAGTTAGCTGCGGATCTTCAAGAGCGATATATCGTAGATGCAACCGTGATCGTCCAAGACTTGAGCGAAGAATGGGCTGCCACACATGTATATGAAAAAGTAACGGAAAAAAACCTTACCGTTGATATGTTGATCAACAACGCCGGCTTTGGGACAACGGGTAACTTTTTGGGCAGCTCCGAAACGGATACACATAAACAAGTGATGCTTAATGTGAACGCGGTTGTGAACATGACACAAAAGTTTCTTCCCGATATGGAAAACAGGGGTTCGGGAGCCATTATCAATATTGCATCAACCTCTTCCTTTTTGCCCATTCCTTACATGAGTGTGTATGCAGCGACGAAAGCCTTTGTGTTATCTTTTAGCGAAAGTTTGCATAAGGAGTATCGGGGTAAGGGCATACGGTTCTTGGCGGTTTGTCCCGGCACTACTGAAACTGATTTTTTTGATTCAGCCCCTGATACGATTACAGCAGGCGGGATGCGAACGACCCGCCAAGTGGTTCATACAAGCTATAAGGCATTAAACAAAGGGAAGAATTATGTCGTAGATGGAAAGCTCAATTATCTCATTTCATTATCGCCGAGAATTTTTTCCCGAAAATCAATGTTAAGAATCACGTCAGCAATGATGAAAAGAAATATGGCCCGGTCAAGCTCCAAATAA
- a CDS encoding HU family DNA-binding protein: protein MNKSDLVNVVANKSDLTKKQAEVAVNATFDAITENLQTGERVQLIGFGQFETRRREARKVRNPRTGEEIQVAASHAPAFKPGKRLKEAVNV, encoded by the coding sequence ATGAACAAATCAGATTTGGTAAACGTTGTTGCCAATAAAAGCGACCTTACAAAAAAGCAGGCTGAAGTCGCGGTGAACGCCACGTTTGATGCCATCACGGAAAATTTGCAAACGGGCGAGCGTGTTCAACTGATTGGCTTCGGACAGTTTGAAACGAGGAGGCGCGAGGCGAGAAAAGTTCGCAATCCGCGCACTGGCGAAGAAATTCAAGTCGCCGCAAGCCACGCCCCCGCGTTCAAACCGGGCAAACGATTAAAAGAAGCCGTGAACGTTTAA
- a CDS encoding DMT family transporter, translating to MSRAKAYLCVLLGAAAWGLIGMFVAPLYARGFTAWDVVAIRAVLSCVFLFLLMLRFFRPQLRTYFRDHLFFAGAGILSMAFFNFFYFEVFAQSSLSLAVTLLYTGPLFVTVLSRLFFKEPFTFRKMLALFLAIIGCAFVVGLLPFWEAQVPLQVLVMGILSGFCYALYSIFGKAVADRYSAFTITTYTFFYAGIFMLLTSGVWGKLDAFVYPDVWISAFLLAIVSTVLGYLLYTTGLKHIEASKASILATVEPMVAVITGVLFLGESLMFWQVIGIALVLYSAILVTQNSHKLRNRKEGVQQ from the coding sequence ATGTCCAGAGCAAAGGCATACCTTTGTGTGCTGTTGGGAGCTGCCGCGTGGGGACTGATTGGTATGTTTGTTGCCCCTCTTTATGCGCGAGGATTCACGGCTTGGGATGTGGTTGCGATTCGCGCGGTCCTTTCCTGTGTTTTTCTTTTTTTATTGATGCTTCGTTTTTTTCGGCCGCAATTGCGTACTTATTTTCGTGATCATTTGTTCTTCGCCGGGGCAGGGATTTTGAGCATGGCTTTTTTTAATTTCTTTTATTTTGAAGTGTTTGCACAATCCTCGTTATCGCTGGCAGTCACTTTGTTGTATACAGGACCGTTGTTTGTCACGGTGTTGTCCCGTCTTTTTTTTAAAGAGCCGTTTACGTTCCGGAAAATGCTCGCGTTGTTTTTGGCGATTATCGGTTGCGCCTTCGTCGTCGGACTGTTGCCGTTTTGGGAAGCACAGGTGCCGCTTCAAGTGCTCGTTATGGGGATTTTGTCCGGCTTTTGTTACGCGCTCTACAGCATCTTCGGTAAAGCGGTTGCCGACCGGTACTCCGCGTTTACGATTACGACGTATACGTTTTTCTACGCCGGAATTTTTATGCTTTTGACGAGCGGTGTGTGGGGAAAATTAGATGCGTTCGTGTATCCGGATGTTTGGATATCCGCGTTTTTACTCGCAATCGTCTCGACGGTTCTCGGTTATTTGCTTTATACGACGGGCTTGAAACATATCGAGGCAAGCAAGGCATCCATCTTGGCGACTGTTGAGCCGATGGTGGCGGTCATCACTGGTGTGCTTTTCCTGGGAGAGTCTCTCATGTTCTGGCAAGTTATCGGCATCGCGCTAGTGTTGTATTCTGCTATACTTGTTACACAAAATTCCCATAAACTGAGAAATAGAAAGGAAGGTGTCCAACAATGA
- a CDS encoding YwbE family protein has translation MTDGQQRANIHTGADVEIVLKKDQRTGKRTKGTVKEILTNAPTHPHGIKVKLMDGQVGRVKKVNDA, from the coding sequence ATGACTGATGGACAACAACGAGCTAACATCCACACCGGCGCTGACGTCGAAATCGTGCTAAAAAAAGACCAAAGAACGGGAAAAAGAACCAAGGGAACCGTGAAGGAGATTTTAACAAATGCCCCGACACACCCCCATGGCATTAAAGTGAAATTGATGGATGGTCAAGTCGGCAGGGTGAAAAAAGTGAACGACGCGTAA
- a CDS encoding DHA2 family efflux MFS transporter permease subunit: MRSNNLTKRQRRLIVAITLSGSFLSVLMQFLLITAFPIIMVEFNVNASEVQWLTTSYMLTIAILIPMTAFLIDTFKTRTLMMGAMFLFFIGTLIGLLAPTFEMLLVGRIFQGAGSGMLMPLMQTLLLLIYPREKRGFAMGMAGLVINVAPAIGPPISGVIINAFEWRAIFLLTLLIAAAIMLLMFLFMRNITERRESKIDILSVLLSTVGFGGVLYGFNTEGIAMIVIGGITLSLFVIRQFRLEQPILELRVLKAPIFALVAMISILSFSLLISIETILPMYVQNVQERPALDAGVIVFPGAMTLAVMSLLAGQLFDKYGGKRMAGIGFILITTSSLSYFFLLDVDTSLVLVALLFMFAMGGVALINMPIMTTGINALPDSLVAHGTAIINTARQFGGALGLTFIISFISRQAAEDGSADALNFLIGVAHAFFVAFLFALVGLLLSFLLKKE; this comes from the coding sequence ATGCGTTCAAACAATCTAACAAAAAGACAGCGACGTTTGATCGTCGCGATTACCCTTTCCGGTTCTTTTTTATCCGTTCTCATGCAGTTTTTACTTATTACAGCGTTCCCTATAATCATGGTTGAATTCAACGTGAACGCAAGTGAAGTTCAGTGGTTAACGACAAGTTATATGTTAACGATTGCCATTCTTATTCCAATGACGGCATTTTTGATCGATACGTTTAAAACAAGAACATTAATGATGGGTGCAATGTTTTTGTTTTTCATAGGAACATTGATCGGGTTGCTTGCGCCAACGTTTGAAATGTTGCTCGTTGGGCGCATTTTTCAAGGCGCCGGTTCCGGCATGCTGATGCCGCTCATGCAAACGTTGCTTTTATTGATTTATCCACGGGAAAAACGGGGATTTGCGATGGGAATGGCGGGGCTCGTCATCAACGTTGCACCCGCGATCGGCCCGCCTATCTCCGGGGTTATTATCAACGCTTTCGAGTGGCGTGCGATTTTCTTGTTAACGCTTTTGATTGCTGCGGCAATCATGCTTCTCATGTTTCTGTTTATGCGTAATATCACAGAAAGAAGAGAATCAAAGATTGATATTCTTTCTGTTCTATTATCAACCGTCGGTTTTGGTGGCGTTCTTTATGGATTCAATACAGAAGGAATCGCTATGATTGTCATTGGGGGGATAACCCTATCCTTGTTCGTCATTCGCCAGTTCCGGCTGGAACAGCCGATCCTGGAATTGCGTGTGCTCAAAGCGCCTATATTTGCCCTGGTTGCGATGATTTCCATTCTTTCTTTTAGTCTATTAATATCGATTGAAACCATCCTGCCAATGTATGTGCAGAACGTTCAGGAACGCCCTGCATTGGACGCGGGGGTGATCGTATTTCCGGGAGCGATGACCCTCGCGGTTATGTCGCTCCTGGCAGGGCAGCTGTTCGACAAATACGGCGGGAAACGCATGGCGGGGATCGGTTTTATTCTGATTACAACGTCTTCGCTAAGTTATTTTTTCCTGCTTGATGTTGATACTTCCCTCGTGTTGGTAGCATTATTGTTCATGTTCGCCATGGGAGGCGTTGCGCTCATTAACATGCCGATTATGACGACGGGCATCAATGCATTGCCCGATTCTTTGGTCGCCCATGGCACGGCAATTATCAATACAGCCCGCCAATTCGGGGGGGCGCTCGGTTTAACATTTATTATTTCGTTCATCAGCCGGCAAGCTGCGGAAGATGGCTCCGCAGATGCACTGAACTTTTTGATTGGCGTGGCCCATGCCTTTTTTGTTGCCTTTTTGTTTGCGCTTGTAGGTTTGCTGCTTTCTTTCCTGCTAAAAAAAGAATAA